Proteins found in one Plasmodium malariae genome assembly, chromosome: 13 genomic segment:
- the PmUG01_13034200 gene encoding conserved Plasmodium protein, unknown function, whose protein sequence is MQNQNVDQRSGEEGNNNEINEQVFEELFTFASSDNEVVKKESLKIILSLLEENEIIDYIIKNKKKCFKVFITSLSTRCKMLALECLLNLSAHSPKELIEKNVIEILFDMTKEEEKDEDNYVDMYIMILSNLSRCKEGIYKILDIREGNNNNTLKEENFLASYYLNKLFYFYFLPIKPSINKHMNDKYIYVSHILINISALKEGIPYFKNIALLNKISDQVLYIDRFRAILPCIINLCLNESLHEYLFHENCVLFPYMFSYIYTKGNKAPEKTKENGTHKVNGVDKSNDMDKMNGTDNADGTDKVDGTDKANGMDKADGMDKANGTDMADDTDKVDGTDKANGMDKADGTDKVDDTDKVDDTDKADGTDKADNMEKANDGISGEARGDGNIDDNDAINGSEKNNIYESVNGHVDGSSNGNVDGRANDTVKGSSNDNVKGNSNNVLTKGKLYESKNVHYLVLEKASLLVECSAIKSRIIIILLFLCKKESSRNRLRKYGIIDILKNWREREKNIEIISDINGMINKFTEGAPVKLLVED, encoded by the exons ATGCAAAATCAAAATGTTGATCAAAGATCAGGAGAAGaaggaaataataatgagaTCAATGAGCAAGTTTTTGAGGAGTTATTTACTTTTGCCAGTAGCGATAACGAAGttgtaaaaaaggaaagtttaaaaattattttaagcTTGTTAGAGGAAAACGAAATAATAgattacattataaaaaataagaaaaaatgttttaaggTTTTTATTACATCCTTAAGCACGCGATGTAAGATGTTGGCTCTCGAGTGTTTGCTGAATTTGTCAGCCCACTCCCCGAAGG AACTGATCGAGAAGAACGTAATTGAAATACTATTTGATATGACCAAAGAGGAGGAGAAGGATGAAGATAACTATGTAGACATGTACATAATGATTCTTTCGAACTTGAGCAGATGCAAAGAAGGTATTTACAAGATACTAGATATAAGAGaaggtaataataataatactttaaAGGAAGAGAACTTTTTGGCTAGCtattatttaaacaaattattttatttctatttcttaCCGATAAAGCCATCTATAAATAAACACATGAatgacaaatatatatatgtttcacatatactaataaatataagtgcCTTAAAAGAGGGTAtaccatattttaaaaatattgctcttttaaataaaattagcgATCAGGTATTATACATAGACAGATTTAGAGCAATATTACCATGCATTATAAACTTATGTTTAAATGAATCTTTGCATGAGTATTTGTTTCACGAGAACTGCGTTTTGTTTCCGTACATGTTTTCGTACATTTACACAAAAGGTAATAAAGCCCCTGAGAAGACGAAAGAGAATGGTACGCATAAAGTGAATGGCGTAGACAAATCGAATGATATGGATAAAATGAATGGTACAGATAATGCAGATGGTACGGATAAGGTAGATGGTACGGATAAGGCGAATGGTATGGATAAGGCGGATGGTATGGATAAGGCGAATGGTACGGATATGGCGGATGATACGGATAAGGTAGATGGTACGGATAAGGCGAATGGTATGGATAAGGCAGATGGTACGGATAAGGTGGATGATACGGATAAGGTGGATGATACGGATAAGGCGGATGGTACGGATAAGGCAGATAATATGGAAAAAGCGAATGATGGCATAAGTGGAGAAGCTCGTGGTGATGGAAATATCGATGATAACGATGCTATAAATGGCAGTGagaaaaacaatatatatgaaagtGTAAACGGGCATGTAGATGGCAGTTCAAACGGTAATGTAGATGGAAGGGCGAATGATACCGTTAAGGGTAGTTCGAATGATAATGTTAAGGGTAATTCGAATAATGTTCTCACTAAAGGAAAGTTATATGAAAGTAAGAACGTGCACTACCTTGTTTTGGAAAAGGCATCACTGCTGGTGGAATGCTCAGCAATTAAAAGTAGAATCATTATAATTCTATTGTTTTTATGCAAAAAGGAGAGTTCAAG GAATAGACTACGTAAATACGGCATTATtgatattttgaaaaactgGAGGGAACGCGAGAAAAATATAGAGATAAT atctGATATAAATGGCATGATCAATAAGTTTACGGAAGGAGCACCCGTCAAGCTTTTGGTTGAAGATTAG
- the RPL21 gene encoding 60S ribosomal protein L21, putative, with the protein MGGKSKGLRSGTRYKFSKKFRKHGECTANKYLEKLNYGDYVDIVCDSTQQKGMPFNYYHGKTGKIFHITKRGVGVLVNKRVKHRIIQKKVCVRIEHVRKSRCNEDFILRKKKKDEIIKEAKLKNEKVSIKRKPEGPKPAAMIKVPPSKVITIEPLPFYEEY; encoded by the coding sequence ATGGGAGGCAAATCAAAAGGATTACGATCAGGTACAAGATACAAATTTTCGAAAAAATTTCGTAAACATGGAGAATGTACAGCaaacaaatatttagaaaaattaaattatggaGATTATGTGGATATAGTATGTGATTCAACACAACAAAAAGGTATGccatttaattattatcatGGAAAAACtggaaaaatatttcatattacgAAAAGAGGTGTAGGTGTTTTAGTAAATAAAAGAGTTAAGCATCGAATTATACAAAAGAAAGTTTGTGTGAGAATAGAACATGTGAGAAAGTCGAGATGTAATGAAGATTTCatattgagaaaaaaaaaaaaagatgaaataattaaagaagcaaaattaaaaaatgaaaaagtgtCGATTAAAAGAAAACCAGAAGGACCTAAGCCGGCGGCCATGATAAAAGTACCCCCCTCGAAAGTCATAACTATTGAGCCCTTACCTTTTTAtgaagaatattaa
- the PmUG01_13034000 gene encoding basic transcription factor 3b, putative translates to MENVSPEILAARARLKEKMGGNLRQIGGKGSARRKIKKVHKTSISNEKKINLILKKIGASYFGDVDEICVYKAGDTYLEFKRPKLSASLQSNTYVVTGKYTEQKIDLNKIFEGLKGNKNVDKNLLEKLKNDPNIKNLLNKENEAKKREEQEQAAEIPDLVENFEEVSKEEEK, encoded by the coding sequence ATGGAAAATGTATCACCTGAAATATTAGCAGCAAGAGCTAGGCTGAAGGAAAAGATGGGAGGTAATCTAAGACAAATAGGAGGAAAGGGGAGTGCTAGgagaaagataaaaaaggTTCATAAGACATCCATATCAAATGAGAAGAAAATTAatttgatattaaaaaaaattggtgCTTCCTATTTTGGGGATGTGGATGAAATATGTGTGTACAAAGCTGGTGATACGTACTTAGAATTTAAAAGGCCGAAATTGTCAGCTTCTTTGCAGTCAAATACATATGTTGTTACTGGAAAATATACTGAACAGAAAATtgatttaaacaaaatattcgAAGGactaaaaggaaataaaaatgtggATAAGAACTTActggaaaaattaaaaaatgatccaaatataaaaaatttattaaataaagaaaatgaagCGAAAAAGAGGGAAGAACAGGAGCAGGCTGCTGAAATACCCGATTTGGTTGAGAATTTTGAGGAGGTCTCAAAAGAGGAAGAGAAATGA